In Rosa chinensis cultivar Old Blush chromosome 1, RchiOBHm-V2, whole genome shotgun sequence, a genomic segment contains:
- the LOC112192611 gene encoding uncharacterized protein LOC112192611 encodes MGRNSSAPPPILDDNGGAGGNDLGFHSIRDRFPFKRNPNPSHHRGRDRSLVDRGLSSLRHRPHHRFYRKGGKSAFYSVLIFVLFGFAAATMLLQSSMTSVFRQGSERGRLLRDGLKFGSTLRFVPGRVSQKFVQADGLDGARNEPRIGVRPPRLALILGNMKKDPHSLMLITVMKNIKKLGYRLKIFSTANGKARKMWEEHGGPISVLAPEKYSLIDWSIFEGLIVDSLEAKELISSLMQEPFCSVPLIWIIQEDTLAKRLPSYAEMGWTHLVSHWKSVLSRANVVVFPDFTLPMLYSVLDTGNFYVIPGSPVDVWAAESYSKTHSKNQLRKNNRFSEDDMLVLVVGSSFFFNELSWDYAVAMHSIGPLLIEYARRKDAEGLFKFVFLFGNSSDGYDDAFQEVASRLGLLQGSVRHYGLNDDVNSVLLMADIVLYGSSQDVQGFPPLLIRAMTFGIPVIAPDFPVLKKYLVDGVHTVFFPRHDPDALLKAFSQMISNGKLSKFARTVASSGRLIAMNLLASESITGYARLLESVLNFPSDALLPGPFSQLQQGTWEWNLFGSEIDYGTGNINENQASVENSSVIHSLEQEFSGFSYSTNTSENGTENLARDNPTQLDWDVLREIELSEEYERLEMEELAERMESDPGQWDDIYRNARKAEKLKFEANERDEGELERTGQPVCIYEIYIGSGSWPFLHHGSLYRGLSLSTKARRSKSDDVNAVDRLPVLNETYYRNVLCEIGGMFAIANKVDNIHKRPWIGFQSWRAAGRKVSLSKKAERVLEQAIQDNTKGDVIYFWSRLNRNGGVTGSKDALTFWSACDILNEGHCRNIFEDAFRLMYVLPSNAEALPPMPEDGGHWSALHSWVMPTRSFLEFAMFSRMFVDSLDALHTNSTKRNFCLLGSSEPEQRHCYCRVLELLVNVWAYHSARTMVFIDPLSGSLEEQHPVEQRKGFMWAKYFNSTLLKSMDEDLAEAADDGDHPREMWLWPLTGEVHWQGIYEREREERYRLKMDKKRKTKEKLFERMKYGYKQKTLGG; translated from the exons ATGGGCCGGAACTCTTCGGCTCCTCCGCCCATCCTTGACGACAATGGAGGTGCCGGCGGTAACGATCTAGGCTTCCACTCGATTCGCGATCGTTTTCCATTCAAACggaaccctaaccctagccacCACCGCGGCCGGGACCGGAGCTTAGTGGATCGCGGCCTTTCGTCCCTGCGCCACCGACCGCATCACCGCTTCTACCGCAAGGGAGGAAAGTCGGCGTTCTATTCCGTCCTCATCTTCGTCCTGTTCGGCTTCGCGGCGGCGACGATGCTGTTGCAGAGCTCCATGACTTCGGTCTTCAGGCAAGGGAGTGAGAGAGGGCGGCTGTTGAGGGACGGCTTGAAGTTTGGGAGCACCTTGAGGTTTGTGCCTGGAAGGGTTTCTCAGAAGTTCGTCCAGGCTGATGGGCTCGACGGAGCTCGGAACGAGCCCAGGATTGGTGTCCGGCCGCCGAGGCTAGCGCTT ATCTTGGGAAACATGAAGAAGGATCCACATTCCTTGATGTTGATTACTGTGATGAAGAATATCAAGAAATTGGGTTATAGGCTGAAG ATATTTTCCACAGCAAATGGTAAAGCACGTAAAATGTGGGAGGAACATGGTGGGCCAATATCCGTTTTAGCTCCGGAGAAATACAGCCTTATTGATTGGTCGAT TTTTGAAGGTCTTATTGTTGACTCCCTTGAAGCAAAAGAACTCATTTCAAG TCTTATGCAGGAGCCTTTTTGTTCAGTACCACTGATATGGATAATTCAAGAAGATACACTTGCCAAGCGTCTTCCATCGTATGCGGAAATGGGCTGGACGCATCTTGTTTCTCATTGGAAAAGTGTTCTTAGCAGAGCTAATGTTGTGGTGTTTCCAGATTTCACTTTGCCG ATGTTATACAGTGTCCTTGACACTGGAAACTTCTATGTCATTCCTGGATCCCCTGTCGATGTTTGGGCTGCTGAAAGCTACAGTAAAACCCACTCCAAGAATCAATTGAGGAAGAACAACAGATTCAGTGAAGATGATATGTTGGTTCTAGTTGTCGGaagttcttttttcttcaatGAGCTTTCATGGGACTATGCTGTAGCGATGCATTCTATAGGACCACTTCTAATAGAATATGCAAGAAGGAAAGATGCAGAAGGGTTgttcaaatttgtttttttatttggtaaTTCATCCGATGGATATGATGATGCATTCCAG GAAGTTGCTTCACGTCTAGGACTTCTTCAAGGTTCTGTAAGGCATTACGGCTTGAATGATGACGTCAATAGTGTGTTATTAATGGCAGATATTGTTCTCTATGGTTCTTCACAAGATGTACAGGGTTTTCCTCCATTGCTTATCCGTGCCATGACTTTTGGAATCCCAGTTATTGCACCTGATTTTCCTGTCCTAAAGAAATAT TTAGTCGATGGAGTTCACACAGTATTTTTTCCAAGACATGATCCTGATGCTTTACTGAAGGCATTCTCTCAAATGATTTCAAACgggaaactttctaaatttGCTCGAACAGTTGCTTCCTCTGGAAGACTGATTGCTATGAACCTGCTTGCATCAGAATCCATAACTGGTTATGCAAGGCTTCTGGAGAGTGTACTAAATTTTCCATCAGATGCTCTGCTGCCAGGTCCATTCTCCCAGCTTCAACAGGGTACATGGGAATGGAATTTGTTCGGGAGTGAAATAGATTATGGTACTGGAAACATTAATGAGAATCAGGCATCCGTGGAAAACTCTTCTGTTATTCATTCTCTTGAACAAGAGTTTTCCGGATTTTCTTACTCAACAAACACCTCTGAGAATGGAACTGAGAATTTGGCACGCGATAATCCAACTCAACTAGATTGGGACGTCTTGAGGGAAATTGAACTTTCTGAAGAATATGAGAGGCTAGAAATGGAGGAG CTAGCAGAAAGAATGGAGAGTGATCCTGGTCAATGGGATGACATATATCGTAATGCCCGAAAAGCTGAAAAGCTTAAGTTTGAAGCAAATGAGAGGGATGAGGGGGAACTTGAGAGGACAGGCCAGCCAGTGTGCATTTATGAGATATACATTGGATCCGGGAGCTGGCCATTCTTGCACCATGGTTCATTGTACCGTGGGCTAAGTCTT TCTACAAAAGCACGAAGATCAAAATCAGATGATGTGAATGCCGTTGACCGGCTTCCCGTATTGAATGAAACTTACTATCGTAATGTTCTCTGTGAGATTGGAGGAATGTTTGCTATTGCAAACAAGGTGGATAACATTCATAAACGACCTTGGATTGGGTTTCAGTCTTGGCGTGCTGCTGGTAGAAAG GTATCTTTGTCCAAGAAAGCTGAAAGAGTTTTGGAACAAGCAATTCAAGACAACACGAAAGGAGATGTGATATACTTTTGGTCACGCTTGAACAGGAATGGTGGGGTTACAGGAAGCAAAGATGCACTCACTTTTTGGTCCGCATGTGACATCTTGAATGAGGGGCATTGCAG AAATATTTTTGAAGATGCATTTCGCTTGATGTATGTCTTGCCGTCTAATGCTGAAGCTCTTCCTCCCATGCCAGAGGATGGTGGTCACTGGTCTGCCTTGCATAGCTGGGTGATGCCAACTCGCTCCTTCCTTGAGTTCGCGATGTTTTCTCG GATGTTTGTTGATTCGCTTGATGCATTGCACACCAACTCTACCAAGAGAAATTTCTGCCTGTTGGGTTCTTCGGAACCTGAG cAAAGACATTGTTACTGTCGGGTGTTAGAACTTCTTGTCAATGTCTGGGCTTATCATAGTGCACGAACGATGGTTTTCATAGATCCGCTCTCGGGTTCACTGGAAGAGCAGCACCCAGTTGAGCAACGCAAAGGATTCATGTGGGCAAAATATTTCAATAGTACGTTACTGAAGAGTATGGATGAAGATTTAGCAGAAGCAGCAGATGATGGTGACCATCCGAGGGAGATGTGGTTGTGGCCATTAACTGGGGAAGTGCATTGGCAAGGAATTTATGAGAGGGAGAGGGAAGAGAGATATAGGCTAAAGATGGacaagaaaaggaaaacaaaagagaaattgtttgaaagaatgaAGTATGGATACAAGCAGAAGACGCTTGGGGGATAG